One Brachybacterium aquaticum genomic region harbors:
- the purE gene encoding 5-(carboxyamino)imidazole ribonucleotide mutase: protein MTAEQHAGQTTEQTEEQTASRPLVGIVMGSDSDYPVMKAAEEALAEFGIEVEVDVVSAHRMPEDMVAWGRSAADRGLRVVIAGAGGAAHLPGMLASLTPLPVIGVPVPLKHLDGMDSLLSIVQMPAGVPVATVSIGGARNAGLLAARILAAGGDEHAAELRERMVAFQGELREIAMRKGEALRASR from the coding sequence ATGACCGCAGAGCAGCACGCCGGACAGACCACAGAGCAGACGGAAGAGCAGACGGCCTCCCGGCCCCTCGTCGGGATCGTCATGGGCTCCGACTCCGACTACCCCGTGATGAAGGCGGCCGAGGAGGCCCTGGCCGAGTTCGGGATCGAGGTCGAGGTCGACGTCGTCTCCGCCCACCGCATGCCCGAGGACATGGTCGCCTGGGGTCGCAGCGCCGCCGACCGCGGCCTGCGCGTGGTGATCGCGGGCGCCGGCGGCGCCGCCCACCTGCCCGGCATGCTCGCCTCCCTCACGCCGCTGCCGGTGATCGGCGTGCCCGTGCCGCTGAAGCACCTCGACGGCATGGACTCCCTGCTCTCGATCGTGCAGATGCCCGCCGGGGTGCCGGTCGCGACCGTCTCCATCGGCGGGGCCCGCAACGCCGGGCTCCTCGCCGCACGGATCCTCGCCGCCGGCGGCGACGAGCACGCCGCGGAGCTGCGCGAGCGGATGGTCGCCTTCCAGGGCGAGCTGCGCGAGATCGCGATGCGGAAGGGCGAGGCGCTCCGCGCCTCCCGGTGA
- a CDS encoding ABC transporter ATP-binding protein gives MTEDIDYEIDPENLPERAERTTLGPPSVVVDDLHITYRVFGARRGGTTQNKKSLWDKMISVGRPDTGPITQVPAVRGISFVAHHGESIGILGTNGSGKSTLLRAVAGLLPPTSGRVFTSAEPELLGVNAAMLPRLTGERNIVIGGLALGLNAKDVKANVPKVADFAELGDFLYLPMSSYSSGMASRLRFAISTIRTPEILMIDEALATGDASFRKKSTARIEEIRSEAGTVFFVSHSLASIRAMCTRALWIDKGVLVADGDVDVVADAYQAYVEGRTDASSGAKLK, from the coding sequence GTGACTGAGGACATCGACTACGAGATTGACCCGGAGAACCTCCCGGAGCGCGCCGAGCGCACGACGCTCGGCCCGCCGTCCGTGGTGGTCGACGACCTCCACATCACCTACCGCGTCTTCGGCGCCCGCCGCGGCGGCACCACGCAGAACAAGAAGTCGCTGTGGGACAAGATGATCAGCGTCGGCCGTCCCGACACCGGCCCGATCACCCAGGTGCCGGCCGTGCGCGGCATCTCCTTCGTCGCCCATCACGGCGAGTCGATCGGCATCCTGGGCACCAACGGCTCCGGCAAGTCGACGCTGCTCCGCGCCGTGGCCGGCCTGCTCCCCCCGACCTCGGGGCGCGTGTTCACGTCCGCGGAGCCGGAACTGCTCGGCGTGAACGCCGCGATGCTCCCCCGCCTGACCGGTGAGCGCAACATCGTGATCGGCGGCCTGGCCCTCGGCCTGAACGCCAAGGACGTGAAGGCCAACGTCCCCAAGGTCGCGGACTTCGCCGAGCTCGGCGACTTCCTCTACCTGCCGATGAGCTCGTACTCCTCCGGCATGGCCTCGCGCCTGCGCTTCGCGATCTCCACGATCCGCACCCCGGAGATCCTCATGATCGACGAGGCGCTGGCCACCGGCGATGCGTCGTTCCGCAAGAAGAGCACGGCCCGCATAGAGGAGATCCGCTCCGAGGCCGGCACGGTCTTCTTCGTCTCGCACTCCCTCGCGTCGATCCGGGCGATGTGCACCCGGGCGCTGTGGATCGACAAGGGCGTGCTGGTCGCCGACGGGGACGTCGACGTGGTCGCCGACGCGTACCAGGCCTATGTGGAGGGCCGCACCGACGCCTCCTCGGGCGCGAAGCTGAAGTGA
- a CDS encoding glycosyltransferase family 4 protein, with protein MILICVNELAGPTGYHKSVVETANALHRGGYPLAVLSILGGGDGSANAMPKWSLAPEIPAFVLQTLPAEGGRLLAQNVHPVLSGRVYAAPYAFTADQLAALRQLNGELTAEDTILFTTPVQALAFHHALSGQERRVRTVLQAHGDYRHHDQLWALVDEARDVIDRVQTVAEGLNDQFVPRFDPSDVVCIPNIHHPAKVVRKSSAGVEIVLPASFQHRKNQLDALRALAKIDDDSVHLSLWGNISPLNPYFIAVQETIDDLGLQDRVSIPGFGTEQDVYSGADIVLMTSLSEGFGYPLLEAAYHRLPTVTYDYEFGPRDVVEDGQSGYIVPVGDVDALAERLRALVADARLRERLGRRAREIFDERFSAEAVVAKYGALLGPPPGRDVDVAALFSPEGGEPVAASAISHRITRSGLRRTHEVTVRSDEVLHEVQVDDGERIARPRVRREGDRTVIEFPVGRRDVLSFASRPGATDRHYLAGPASGEDLPVLPRLRRDADYGDGTPPVEDTIFASRGGAKHISWHTTPAALAEFGAQSVDAVTWKLRQLLPSLPTRGGAGASTSTAAASTPTAEPAAEAAAEESASDAAAATPDAAAPADGTSASTGTSPVGTSPAETAPAEPRPSEPVPDPAASSAALGGLGGLGKAVGLPAQAMGSVGRVAKTYATTAASMLAKAVAVNPSAPTHREIPRHPWFPVTSGVDSFGAPINTPGGVEVTNSGTEKRPTTTIQGEYDWLLLRDGAAQRRIEAPWSYGEMFERLCAAEREHGLFDLTTADGTHVWELGRSALVIQLAEAAGLWGPLAAAQGTVKDVYTGSKRLTTAPTARTVVFDYVRRGQSGYRTAPFVNDESLFVVQPGADGYPDVDETNRVYPFAEFTQWKKDWRRKWSHLRVPEVDARPFEAALSEALGIHVDLGDHLRNRLAKFLAEREFFTPVFDRVQPEEVLIASSHWWAGIAAAAQRSGAQVSDIQYALTSHYAPSFWFGSTPHYGASRFYAWSDFWAARTNVYEEHVVVPRQQPELTAAIESPSTEEPRWDVCVISQPRVLRRILAFVQDLVRERPELRVVIAPHPAQREIIPQELAAAGLEDVVDTAEQDTLTTITKSVMAVGTFSTSLWESAALGVPTYVIEVPGFEETRQDVESGLFRLARSPQDLVPFEVPASRHTIFGNG; from the coding sequence ATGATCCTGATCTGCGTCAACGAGCTCGCCGGGCCCACCGGGTACCACAAGTCCGTGGTCGAGACCGCGAACGCGCTGCACCGCGGGGGATATCCGCTGGCAGTGCTCAGCATCCTCGGCGGCGGTGACGGCTCGGCGAACGCGATGCCGAAGTGGTCGCTGGCCCCCGAGATCCCCGCCTTCGTGCTGCAGACCCTGCCCGCCGAGGGCGGCCGGCTGCTCGCGCAGAACGTCCACCCGGTGCTCTCCGGCCGCGTCTACGCCGCCCCCTACGCCTTCACGGCCGACCAGCTCGCGGCACTGCGACAGCTCAACGGGGAGCTCACCGCCGAGGACACGATCCTCTTCACCACCCCGGTGCAGGCCCTCGCTTTCCACCACGCCCTCTCCGGCCAGGAGCGCCGGGTCCGCACCGTGCTCCAGGCCCACGGCGACTACCGCCATCACGACCAGCTCTGGGCCCTCGTGGACGAGGCCCGCGACGTCATCGACCGGGTCCAGACCGTCGCCGAGGGGCTGAACGACCAGTTCGTGCCCCGCTTCGACCCGTCGGACGTGGTGTGCATCCCGAACATCCACCACCCCGCGAAGGTCGTGCGCAAGTCCAGTGCCGGGGTGGAGATCGTGCTGCCGGCCTCCTTCCAGCACCGCAAGAACCAGCTGGACGCGCTCCGGGCGCTGGCGAAGATCGACGACGACTCGGTGCACCTGTCCCTCTGGGGCAACATCAGCCCCCTGAACCCGTACTTCATCGCCGTCCAGGAGACGATCGATGACCTGGGCCTGCAGGACCGGGTGAGCATCCCAGGGTTCGGCACGGAGCAGGACGTCTACTCCGGTGCGGACATCGTGCTGATGACATCGCTGTCCGAGGGGTTCGGGTATCCGCTGCTGGAGGCGGCCTACCACCGCCTGCCCACGGTCACCTACGACTACGAGTTCGGGCCTCGGGACGTGGTCGAGGACGGGCAGAGCGGCTACATCGTCCCGGTCGGTGACGTGGACGCTCTCGCGGAGCGGCTGCGTGCGCTGGTCGCGGATGCGCGGCTGCGCGAGCGGCTCGGCCGACGGGCCCGCGAGATCTTCGACGAGCGGTTCTCCGCCGAGGCCGTGGTCGCGAAGTACGGCGCCCTGCTCGGCCCGCCCCCGGGACGGGACGTCGACGTGGCAGCCCTGTTCTCCCCGGAGGGGGGTGAGCCGGTCGCCGCGAGCGCGATCTCGCACCGCATCACCCGCTCCGGACTGCGTCGCACGCACGAGGTGACCGTGCGCAGCGACGAGGTCCTGCACGAGGTGCAGGTCGACGACGGCGAGCGGATCGCCCGGCCCCGCGTGCGCCGCGAGGGCGACCGCACCGTGATCGAGTTCCCCGTCGGCCGCCGCGACGTCCTCTCCTTCGCCTCACGGCCCGGCGCGACCGACCGCCACTACCTGGCGGGCCCCGCGAGCGGCGAGGACCTCCCGGTCCTGCCCCGGCTGCGTCGCGACGCCGACTACGGCGACGGCACGCCCCCGGTCGAGGACACGATATTCGCCTCCCGTGGCGGCGCCAAGCACATCTCCTGGCACACGACTCCCGCGGCCCTGGCGGAGTTCGGGGCGCAGTCCGTCGATGCCGTGACCTGGAAGCTGCGCCAGCTGCTGCCCTCCCTCCCGACGCGAGGCGGTGCCGGCGCGTCCACGTCGACCGCCGCGGCGTCGACGCCCACCGCCGAGCCTGCAGCCGAGGCCGCCGCCGAGGAGAGCGCCTCCGACGCCGCGGCAGCGACTCCCGACGCCGCAGCACCTGCCGACGGGACCTCCGCGTCCACCGGGACGTCCCCCGTTGGGACGTCTCCCGCCGAGACTGCCCCGGCCGAGCCGCGGCCGTCGGAGCCGGTGCCCGATCCGGCCGCCTCGTCCGCCGCCCTCGGCGGCCTCGGCGGCCTCGGCAAGGCTGTCGGCCTGCCCGCCCAGGCGATGGGCTCCGTCGGCCGCGTCGCGAAGACCTATGCCACCACCGCCGCCTCGATGCTCGCGAAGGCCGTCGCGGTCAACCCCTCCGCGCCGACCCATCGCGAGATCCCGCGGCATCCGTGGTTCCCGGTCACCTCCGGGGTCGACTCCTTCGGCGCCCCGATCAACACCCCCGGCGGGGTGGAGGTCACCAACAGCGGCACCGAGAAGCGCCCCACCACGACCATCCAGGGCGAGTACGACTGGCTGCTGCTGCGCGATGGTGCCGCGCAGCGTCGGATCGAGGCGCCCTGGTCCTACGGCGAGATGTTCGAGCGACTCTGCGCCGCCGAACGGGAGCACGGACTGTTCGACCTCACCACCGCCGACGGGACCCACGTGTGGGAGCTCGGGCGCTCGGCGCTCGTGATCCAGCTCGCCGAGGCCGCCGGCCTGTGGGGCCCGCTCGCCGCCGCGCAGGGGACCGTGAAGGACGTCTACACCGGCAGCAAGCGCCTCACCACCGCCCCGACGGCGCGCACCGTCGTGTTCGACTACGTGCGGCGCGGTCAGAGCGGCTACCGCACCGCACCGTTCGTGAACGACGAGTCCCTCTTCGTCGTGCAGCCGGGGGCCGACGGCTACCCGGACGTCGACGAGACCAACAGGGTCTACCCGTTCGCGGAGTTCACGCAGTGGAAGAAGGACTGGCGCCGGAAGTGGTCGCATCTGCGGGTGCCGGAGGTGGATGCGCGACCGTTCGAGGCGGCGCTGTCCGAGGCGCTGGGGATCCACGTGGACCTGGGCGACCATCTCCGGAACCGGTTGGCGAAGTTCCTGGCAGAGCGGGAGTTCTTCACCCCCGTCTTCGACCGGGTGCAACCGGAGGAGGTGCTGATCGCGTCGAGTCACTGGTGGGCGGGCATCGCCGCGGCGGCACAGCGGTCCGGGGCACAGGTCTCGGACATCCAGTACGCGCTGACGAGTCATTACGCCCCGTCGTTCTGGTTCGGTAGCACGCCGCATTACGGGGCGTCGCGGTTCTATGCGTGGTCGGATTTCTGGGCTGCGCGCACGAATGTGTACGAGGAGCATGTGGTCGTGCCTCGGCAGCAGCCGGAGCTGACCGCGGCGATCGAGAGTCCGTCGACCGAGGAGCCTCGCTGGGACGTGTGCGTGATCTCCCAGCCGCGGGTGCTGCGGCGGATCCTGGCGTTCGTGCAAGACCTGGTGCGGGAGCGGCCGGAGCTGCGGGTAGTGATCGCCCCGCACCCTGCGCAGCGGGAGATCATTCCGCAGGAGCTCGCTGCGGCGGGTCTGGAGGATGTGGTCGACACGGCGGAGCAGGACACGCTGACGACGATCACGAAGTCGGTGATGGCGGTGGGGACGTTCTCGACGTCGTTGTGGGAGTCGGCGGCGCTGGGCGTGCCGACCTACGTGATCGAGGTGCCCGGGTTCGAGGAGACCCGGCAGGACGTCGAGTCCGGGCTGTTCCGTCTTGCACGCTCGCCCCAGGACCTGGTGCCGTTCGAGGTCCCGGCCTCCCGCCACACGATCTTCGGGAACGGCTGA
- a CDS encoding ABC transporter permease: MADQKADVPLAPRLTSAESEALAADSGLHEMGVRPPLGRYIKQVWERRSFIWNLSASRAYSRNQGSYLGQAWAILRPILDAAVYVIIFGFLFHASAPGIDNRAAFITIGTFTYTLFQTSVMSGLNSIPANLQLIRSHRFPRAVVPLATVMTETVLFGPILVAMVVVVMITGLLPGMGAVVPTWSWLLLPFAAILLAVFSSGVALFFARLGARAPDIANAMPFILTLGRYASGGMFMISAMVPDDWWIKPILLHQPVAIFLELFRACFGNEHLIPMTPGLWLEAIAWTVGIFAIGFLYFWRAEETYGRD, translated from the coding sequence TTGGCAGACCAGAAGGCGGATGTCCCCCTCGCTCCGCGCCTGACCTCCGCGGAGTCGGAGGCGCTCGCGGCCGACTCGGGCCTCCATGAGATGGGCGTCCGGCCACCGCTGGGCCGCTACATCAAGCAGGTCTGGGAGCGGCGCTCCTTCATCTGGAACCTCTCCGCGTCCCGCGCCTACTCCCGCAACCAGGGCTCGTACCTGGGCCAGGCGTGGGCGATCCTGCGGCCGATCCTCGACGCGGCCGTGTACGTCATCATCTTCGGCTTCCTGTTCCACGCGAGCGCCCCGGGGATCGACAACCGTGCCGCCTTCATCACCATCGGCACGTTCACGTACACGCTGTTCCAGACCTCGGTGATGTCGGGCCTGAACTCGATCCCGGCGAACCTGCAGCTGATCCGCTCGCACCGGTTCCCGCGCGCGGTGGTGCCGCTCGCGACGGTGATGACGGAGACCGTGCTCTTCGGTCCGATCCTGGTGGCGATGGTGGTGGTCGTCATGATCACCGGCCTGCTGCCGGGCATGGGCGCAGTGGTGCCTACCTGGTCGTGGCTGCTGCTGCCCTTCGCGGCGATCCTGCTGGCGGTGTTCTCCTCCGGTGTCGCCCTGTTCTTCGCGCGCCTGGGCGCCCGAGCCCCCGACATCGCCAACGCGATGCCGTTCATCCTGACGCTCGGCCGCTACGCGTCCGGCGGCATGTTCATGATCTCGGCGATGGTGCCCGACGACTGGTGGATCAAGCCGATCCTCCTGCACCAGCCGGTCGCGATCTTCCTGGAGCTGTTCCGCGCCTGCTTCGGCAACGAGCACCTGATCCCGATGACGCCGGGCCTGTGGCTCGAGGCGATCGCGTGGACGGTGGGCATCTTCGCCATCGGATTCCTGTACTTCTGGCGCGCAGAGGAGACCTACGGCCGTGACTGA
- a CDS encoding glycosyltransferase family 2 protein — MTVVMPVFNGARTLRRSMDSVLDQSFPELELVVVDDASTDRTVSIIEEVAARDPRVRLVRRERSGGPAAARNAGIEEATGRYLAFCDADDLWLPEKLARQLALAETTGAALVYCGYHRVDAGFDGSAQDFTPEGRVVHVPTRLTLAGLRRRNVIGNLTAVVDTERTGPVAMPDIPGAEDWALWLRILGAGGTAAGIDEPLALYRAAQEGSHSSDRTRAIRAVWQVLREQERMPVPLAFVHLVTGSLAALRKNRI; from the coding sequence GTGACGGTCGTGATGCCCGTCTTCAACGGGGCGCGGACCCTGCGTCGGTCGATGGATAGCGTACTCGATCAGTCATTCCCCGAACTCGAGCTGGTGGTCGTCGACGACGCGTCCACGGACAGGACCGTCTCGATCATCGAGGAGGTCGCCGCGCGTGATCCGCGGGTGCGGCTCGTGCGCCGCGAGCGCAGCGGCGGCCCCGCGGCCGCGAGGAACGCCGGCATCGAGGAGGCGACCGGTCGCTACCTGGCCTTCTGCGATGCCGACGACCTCTGGCTGCCCGAGAAGCTCGCCCGTCAGCTCGCCCTTGCCGAGACCACCGGCGCGGCGCTGGTGTACTGCGGATATCACCGCGTCGACGCCGGTTTCGACGGCTCCGCACAGGACTTCACCCCCGAGGGACGTGTGGTGCACGTCCCGACCCGCCTCACCCTCGCCGGCCTCCGCCGCCGCAATGTCATCGGGAATCTCACCGCCGTGGTCGACACCGAGCGCACCGGCCCGGTGGCCATGCCGGACATCCCCGGCGCCGAGGACTGGGCGCTGTGGCTGCGGATCCTCGGGGCGGGCGGCACCGCCGCCGGCATCGACGAGCCGCTGGCCCTGTATCGCGCCGCGCAGGAGGGATCCCACTCCTCCGACCGCACCCGCGCGATCCGCGCGGTGTGGCAGGTGCTGCGCGAGCAGGAGCGCATGCCCGTCCCGCTGGCCTTCGTGCACTTGGTCACCGGCTCGCTCGCGGCACTTCGCAAGAACCGGATCTGA
- a CDS encoding ATP-binding protein — protein MRQRVLQATIITVLLAVLMLGIPLGYSWLQLTRQNLTNDANVILDRVRVDTEARLQEGRPIDEALLQRRIDAQSDLNLSVSVVYEGTTISAGDPPGDDAVRTNTTGASGQQITVYIPQSDVRAHTASAWVLITVAGMSALSIGVSVALWQAQRISMPLARLARRAEEMGAGRARGSWKPSGIAEIDDVAIELSRSGAMLNERLEAESRLASDASHQLRTPLTALSMRLDEILATSSEEWVREEARISLEQIDRLTEVVHDLINAPRSSQRRTPGVVELRTVLTQQSEEWSPAYRRAQRELRIQVPRSAAVWGSAGPLTQVIATLIENALAHGGGRTTVKVRRNEHSTVVEVSDEGTGIDPELGARIFERSVSGRSSQGTGVGLALARTLVEDDGGRLELLTENPATFGVFLISAPGDEGGDDGADVDLRGGRSGRRARSGRPSRTRADMTPSGVSGGRHAAGGDDLDTLPQGSVVRRRPRSRS, from the coding sequence GTGCGGCAGCGCGTGCTGCAGGCCACCATCATCACCGTGCTGCTCGCCGTGCTGATGCTCGGCATCCCGCTGGGGTACTCGTGGCTGCAGCTGACCCGACAGAACCTCACCAACGACGCCAACGTCATCCTCGACCGCGTGCGCGTGGACACCGAGGCGCGCCTGCAGGAGGGGCGGCCGATCGACGAGGCCCTCCTCCAGCGGCGCATCGACGCCCAGTCGGACCTGAACCTCTCGGTCTCCGTCGTCTACGAGGGCACCACCATCTCCGCCGGCGACCCGCCCGGCGACGATGCCGTGCGCACCAACACCACCGGCGCCTCCGGCCAGCAGATCACCGTGTACATCCCGCAGTCCGACGTGCGCGCCCACACCGCGAGCGCCTGGGTGCTGATCACGGTCGCGGGCATGTCCGCCCTCTCCATCGGCGTGTCCGTGGCGCTGTGGCAGGCCCAGCGGATCTCCATGCCGCTGGCGAGACTGGCCCGGCGCGCGGAGGAGATGGGCGCCGGCCGCGCCCGCGGCTCGTGGAAGCCCTCCGGCATCGCCGAGATCGACGACGTCGCCATCGAGCTCTCCCGCTCCGGCGCCATGCTCAACGAACGGCTCGAGGCCGAGAGCCGCCTCGCCTCCGACGCCTCCCACCAGCTGCGCACGCCGCTCACGGCGCTGTCGATGCGCCTGGACGAGATCCTCGCGACCAGCTCCGAGGAGTGGGTGCGCGAGGAGGCCCGCATCTCCCTCGAGCAGATCGACCGCCTCACCGAGGTGGTCCACGACCTCATCAACGCCCCCCGCTCCTCCCAGCGCCGCACCCCCGGCGTCGTGGAGCTGCGCACCGTGCTGACCCAGCAGAGCGAGGAGTGGTCCCCGGCCTACCGCCGCGCCCAGCGCGAGCTGCGCATCCAGGTGCCCCGCAGCGCCGCTGTGTGGGGCTCCGCCGGCCCCCTCACCCAGGTCATCGCGACCCTCATCGAGAACGCGCTCGCCCACGGCGGCGGGCGCACCACCGTCAAGGTGCGCCGCAACGAGCACTCCACCGTCGTGGAGGTCTCCGACGAGGGCACCGGCATCGATCCCGAGCTCGGCGCGCGCATCTTCGAGCGCTCCGTCTCCGGGCGCAGCTCCCAGGGCACCGGCGTGGGCCTCGCGCTCGCCCGCACCCTCGTCGAGGACGACGGCGGCCGCCTCGAGCTGCTCACCGAGAACCCCGCGACCTTCGGCGTCTTCCTCATCTCCGCCCCCGGCGACGAGGGTGGCGACGACGGGGCCGACGTGGACCTGCGCGGCGGCAGGAGCGGCCGACGCGCCCGCTCTGGCCGTCCCTCGCGCACCCGTGCCGACATGACCCCCAGCGGCGTCTCCGGCGGACGTCACGCCGCCGGCGGCGACGACCTGGACACCCTGCCCCAGGGGTCCGTGGTCCGGCGCCGCCCGCGCTCGAGGTCCTGA
- a CDS encoding 5-(carboxyamino)imidazole ribonucleotide synthase has product MMLGPAIELGLTAEVLATDPAESAAQVAARVQLGRHDDEAAVRSLAADVEVITFDHEHVPTAILEGLERDGVAVRPGPAALVHAQDKLVMRERLTALGHPCPRWWRIGSADDLAAALADAGARLVVKTPRGGYDAHGVRIVSSADEAADWLESHGELLAEELVPFTRELSAQVARRPGGEALAYPVVQSLQKDGVCYEVVAPAPGLDEDAQQRIQALALAIAEDLGVTGMLAVELFETADGDVLVNELAMRPHNTGHWSMDGAVTGQFEQHLRAVADLPLGATAPLAPVSVMVNLLGGTAEDLAPGMAAALAGDPEIKVHLYGKSVRPGRKIGHVTLLGDDAGELLARAHRAEQLIIHGPGAERPAEHATAPTTDGEPR; this is encoded by the coding sequence ATGATGCTCGGCCCCGCGATCGAGCTGGGGCTCACCGCCGAGGTGCTCGCCACCGATCCCGCCGAGTCCGCCGCCCAGGTCGCCGCCCGCGTGCAGCTCGGTCGCCACGACGACGAGGCCGCGGTGCGCTCCCTCGCGGCCGACGTCGAGGTGATCACCTTCGACCACGAGCACGTCCCCACCGCGATCCTCGAGGGTCTCGAGCGGGACGGCGTCGCCGTGCGCCCCGGACCCGCCGCCCTCGTCCACGCCCAGGACAAGCTCGTCATGCGCGAGCGCCTCACCGCGCTCGGCCATCCCTGCCCCCGCTGGTGGCGGATCGGCTCGGCCGACGACCTCGCCGCCGCGCTCGCCGACGCCGGCGCCCGGCTCGTGGTGAAGACCCCGCGCGGCGGCTACGACGCCCACGGCGTCCGGATCGTCTCTTCGGCCGACGAGGCCGCCGACTGGCTCGAGAGCCACGGCGAGCTGCTCGCCGAGGAGCTCGTCCCCTTCACCCGCGAGCTCTCCGCCCAGGTCGCGCGCCGGCCCGGGGGAGAGGCGCTCGCCTACCCCGTCGTCCAGTCGCTCCAGAAGGACGGGGTCTGCTACGAGGTCGTCGCCCCCGCGCCGGGACTCGACGAGGACGCCCAGCAACGCATCCAGGCACTGGCCCTCGCGATCGCCGAGGACCTCGGCGTGACCGGCATGCTCGCCGTGGAGCTGTTCGAGACCGCGGACGGCGACGTGCTTGTGAACGAGCTCGCCATGCGCCCCCACAACACCGGCCACTGGTCCATGGACGGCGCCGTCACCGGCCAGTTCGAGCAGCACCTGCGCGCCGTTGCCGACCTGCCCCTCGGCGCGACCGCCCCGCTCGCCCCCGTGTCCGTGATGGTGAACCTCCTCGGCGGCACGGCCGAGGACCTCGCCCCCGGCATGGCCGCGGCGCTCGCCGGGGACCCGGAGATCAAGGTCCACCTGTACGGCAAGTCCGTGCGTCCCGGCCGCAAGATCGGCCACGTCACACTGCTCGGGGATGACGCCGGGGAGCTTCTCGCCCGCGCCCACCGCGCCGAGCAGCTGATCATCCACGGCCCCGGCGCCGAGCGCCCGGCAGAGCACGCCACCGCCCCCACCACCGACGGAGAGCCCCGATGA